A single region of the Latilactobacillus curvatus JCM 1096 = DSM 20019 genome encodes:
- the dhaS gene encoding dihydroxyacetone kinase transcriptional activator DhaS codes for MTQTTQQTIATAFKQLMVEQPFNKISVTTIMNKTGIRRQTFYDYFPDKYALLDWIYDQEIGVYIDEHLNYIHWTQVLAQLFNYFDANRAFYQNALSIEGQNAFERHFIHHVHQLINRIIQDLASAHHITLSTDYQAFLLSFLSNALVAYTAEWLRSRHPQSVSKVITALKMTLTDTINGLLLRTGHLYEQR; via the coding sequence ATGACTCAGACAACCCAACAAACGATTGCCACGGCTTTTAAACAGTTAATGGTTGAACAACCTTTTAATAAAATTAGCGTCACCACCATCATGAATAAAACTGGCATTCGACGCCAAACCTTTTATGATTATTTCCCTGATAAATATGCGTTATTAGATTGGATTTACGATCAAGAAATCGGTGTCTACATCGACGAGCATCTCAACTATATTCATTGGACACAGGTGTTGGCGCAACTATTTAACTACTTCGATGCTAACCGCGCCTTCTATCAAAATGCTTTGTCGATTGAAGGGCAAAACGCCTTCGAACGCCATTTTATTCATCACGTCCACCAACTGATTAATCGGATTATTCAAGATCTTGCTAGCGCCCATCACATTACGTTATCCACCGACTACCAAGCCTTTTTACTTAGTTTTCTTTCCAACGCATTAGTTGCTTACACCGCTGAATGGCTCCGCAGTCGTCATCCCCAATCAGTTTCAAAAGTAATCACTGCCCTAAAAATGACATTAACTGATACAATTAACGGTTTATTATTACGTACAGGACACTTATATGAACAACGGTAA